A genomic segment from Maniola hyperantus chromosome 4, iAphHyp1.2, whole genome shotgun sequence encodes:
- the LOC117997239 gene encoding MYND-type zinc finger-containing chromatin reader ZMYND8-like isoform X4: protein MEENSEHHVGTDVSSTTSAVPDTQQATGIHGNLETVIVVEEVKEEDLNSYGTPESSPTKSKDAPEAVATSIPSPEKDQSKKIVISSNKEVRIVYFNKQRAPTKSAEVNCTLTESEQDQKIPTLSGHMQKSLLKLDQAQKIPIKLVQVQKTPKKFEYMQKTLNMSESVQKTPPISEQIQEQLQKKLVESNQMPKTSLIVEQVPKKLDLVQKMQIDSECPKKLGQITSPPKSDQMPKSQPESDQVPNSPPKSDQVPKSPPKPEQVTKSPPKSGQVPKSPPKLDQVPQSPPKLDQVSKTDQVPKSHPNLDQVPKSPPKSDQEPESPPKAVQVPKSSPKSVEMPKTLPKSGQMIKTPSEQVQKKLDQVLETPKNSDQIQNTSTKSEQVQTTMSVYKKVDEAEKIVGQKTPIKSSVKSLEQQKSKDIIDISDDEVIDHKEMPESVSKPTKESNQIKELAKEQEQSKETSGKHDLNKSDSHTNKSEKSSIKDKSPKKESLDKQNSSMDCSDNAELIKDSTDKVKGNKKDEKKEDGVSPTAIDICEKSNDSQSEMNSDISEKDHNKSISRELKSLLRSAKDSKIISECTQLTSKTRKSRAATDSNNTSLNASVEADKIQNVRRSSINSQKSNCSGKSEKATKRSMRSQNPEFVNKVKQFLNSVTGKNQKGDDEEEVDNRKKDSESSSPSPKKKKLTESQQPEVTEEQNRRLRSDLYCWRCHWAVEQAANDKGHPPLQCTVCPRTFHYKCLTGTERNRTMTVKGWICTECMNVLHAESSETQSLAMKKLNHPRLCELLQYAWDRMVDLNGVEPFMNPVDRTAFPDYDKYVVHPMDLSLMKKNLSQLKYGSTEAFLADAQWILHNSIIFNTCMMQSKLTAGARALVRSCRSEMGEIEACPECYAAAHARRLTWFTDVCSTPHILLWAKLKGFPYWPAKGMSVNSQGLVDVRFFGAHDRAWVPARDCFLYCQKDPNNFKAKRMDILESMQEAEDHIRNISRKYGKFVYPAFKTPFDPTKLTEQLKMMIPAFDGELSALVKEKPATSSPNVVKDRRKSRSNSKSSKNSAIEGDASENDEAKTPRKMADGTAIAREKDDVSIEKSTPMEIDDQSVQNKEKDSARKRRRSGLEEAVITIINTSSSDKRKKIENEKVKDDKKAESTQENSKKPEGTTTSETTTSNNNKNEKTVEKANNKVNEVKLPTTPTVNKEVDKEVPTKKVEKTQAVTSTPVKTTPKVKPIKTSTPKEKEEKKTTAKQKTIKPDKPSQIEKEKQDESILKSRRRSKSRNRSLNSSQVEKEENTAEKKSDKDTVSNDSTNDKIKETTIPSKDKATEAEKPIEKVNKPNTNVTDNSKSVKDRLQFDDDTSLAVIARESAKKSFTGLPTISSVRSLSTSAQSTSTITKTTTTPKTVEVTVSAHCALNVFTPTSTDNVRNMKEAVDKLQKLRNETDKPLVGRVGVRSFARMTSPPAPPANPADTVEIEVKSEPIDFDDAYRQVEKMDLMRSLTLQPVNTATSASLRDVRINKVVVAPLNRKGVTKTTEVRIRARKTFPTPRKDANDGRSELNGKNTMVYIPIQPPTTQAPTQRPPRPITINGVNSQTIRPQAQTSIVSVVNTQTTPLVSVPMTTSLAIATPKPTNTIATNSHNNAICVPSVGQMPTIGQVCQVPTVGQIPTTVHTVPLITSVNGQWTFSLQPMMSVGGDGTASPPVVNGLPERNKPFIPMAPPNPLALLPSTQILPNNNNASSNNGDTTTAELPRLQQRPPLVNPFDPSALPTILPAPSTAGPLTAKLNRNAVKLADFFRTMLEDSLEKIDDPSSQATILRTQLEQVLWKHQQEIKELKHTHELLTTEMRVAFEKEKTRAISEMRRVAQVELEAAVKAAKTKQWCANCNQEAQFYCCWNTSYCDYPCQRSHWSQHSSVCTQQRNTENNSNENGGSLDKRLQSAPENLPVSIPMQKSRRSGAPLRRD, encoded by the exons ATGGAGGAAAATTCTGAGCATCATGTGGGCACCGACGTGTCCTCGACCACAAGTGCTGTGCCTGACACTCAGCAGGCGACAGGGATACATGGAAATCTTGAGACGGTTATAGTTGTTGAAGAGGTTAAGGAGGAAGATTTAAACAGCTATGGTACTCCAGAGTCTTCACCAACTAAGTCTAAAGATGCACCGGAGGCTGTGGCAACATCTATACCTTCCCCCGAAAAGGATCAGTCCAAGAAAATAGTCATTTCTTCAAATAAGGAAGTTAGGATAGTTTACTTTAATAAACAAAGGGCACCAACAAAGTCAGCGGAGGTAAATTGTACACTAACTGAGTCAGAGCAGGACCAAAAGATACCTACACTTTCTGGACACATGCAGAAGTCCTTACTAAAATTAGACCAGGCACAAAAAATTCCTATAAAGTTAGTGCAAGTCCAAAAGACACCTAAAAAGTTTGAGTACATGCAAAAGACCCTAAATATGTCTGAATCAGTGCAAAAGACACCTCCAATATCTGAGCAAATACAAGAGCAATTACAAAAGAAACTAGTTGAGTCAAACCAGATGCCAAAAACTTCACTTATAGTTGAGCAAGTGCCTAAAAAGTTGGATCTGGTGCAAAAAATGCAGATTGATTCAGAATGCCCAAAAAAGCTTGGTCAAATAACTTCACCACCTAAATCAGATCAGATGCCTAAGTCACAACCTGAGTCAGATCAGGTGCCGAATTCACCACCTAAGTCAGATCAGGTTCCTAAGTCACCACCAAAGCCAGAGCAGGTGACTAAGTCACCACCTAAGTCAGGCCAGGTGCCTAAGTCACCACCTAAGTTAGATCAGGTGCCTCAGTCACCACCTAAGTTAGATCAGGTGTCTAAGACAGATCAGGTGCCTAAGTCACATCCCAACTTAGATCAGGTACCTAAATCACCACCTAAGTCAGATCAGGAGCCTGAGTCACCACCTAAAGCAGTTCAGGTGCCTAAGTCATCACCTAAATCAGTTGAGATGCCTAAGACTCTACCTAAGTCAGGGCAGATGATAAAAACACCTTCAGAGCAGGTTCAAAAGAAATTGGATCAAGTATTGGAGACACCAAAAAATTCAGATCAGATACAAAACACATCAACTAAATCTGAGCAGGTGCAAACGACAATGTCTGTATATAAGAAGGTGGATGAAGCAGAGAAAATTGTAGGACAGAAGACACCAATAAAGTCTTCTGTTAAGTCATTAGAGCAACAGAAGTCTAAagatattatagatatatcAGACGATGAAGTTATTGACCACAAAGAAATGCCAGAATCAGTTTCAAAACCTACAAAAGAATCAAACCAAATTAAGGAATTGGCTAAAGAACAAGAACAATCTAAGGAAACTTCTGGAAAACATGATCTGAATAAATCTGACTCCCACACAAACAAATCAGAAAAATCTTCAATCAAAGATAAATCCCCAAAAAAAGAATCTCTAGACAAACAAAACTCAAGTATGGATTGTTCTGATAATGCAGAACTAATAAAGGATTCTACTGACAAAGTCAAAGGAAATAAAAAGGATGAGAAAAAAGAAGATGGAGTATCTCCCACTGCAATAGATATTTGTGAAAAATCTAATGACTCACAATCAGAGATGAACTCTGATATATCTGAAAAAGACCACAATAAAAGTATAAGCAGAGAACTCAAATCCCTTCTCAGGTCGGCCAAAGATTCTAAGATTATTAGTGAATGTACACAACTGACGAGTAAAACTAGGAAGTCCAGAGCAGCCACAGATAGTAATAACACAAGCTTAAATGCTTCTGTGGAGGCagataaaatacaaaatgtgCGACGTAGCAGTATCAACTCACAGAAGAGCAATTGTAGTGGGAAATCAGAGAAGGCTACTAAAAGATCAATGCGGTCCCAGAACCCAGAATTTGTAAATAAGGTAAAACAATTCCTGAACTCTGTAACAGGGAAGAATCAAAAGGGTGATGATGAAGAAGAGGTTGATAATAGGAAGAAAGACAGTGAAAGCTCATCTCCATCACCAAAAAAGAAGAAACTGACAGAATCCCAGCAACCAGAAGTT ACTGAAGAACAAAATAGAAGGCTCCGTTCAGACTTGTACTGTTGGCGATGCCACTGGGCGGTGGAGCAAGCTGCCAACGATAAAGGTCATCCTCCATTGCAATGCACAGTGTGCCCGAGAACCTTCCACTACAAGTGCCTGACAGGGACAGAGCGTAATAGAACAATGACCGTAAAGGGCTGGATCTGTACGGAATGCATGAACGTGTTGCATGCTGAATCTTCAGAGACTCA ATCTCTCGCTATGAAGAAGCTCAACCATCCCCGTCTGTGTGAGCTGCTGCAATATGCTTGGGATCGGATGGTGGATCTTAACGGG GTGGAACCATTCATGAACCCGGTGGATAGAACCGCCTTCCCGGACTACGACAAGTACGTCGTTCATCCGATGGACCTCTCCTTGATGAAGAAGAACTTATCACAACTCAAGTACGGCAGCACCGAGGCGTTCCTAGCCGACGCGCAGTGGATTCTCCACAACAGCATCATATTTAACACATGTATGA TGCAATCCAAACTAACCGCCGGGGCCCGCGCGTTGGTACGCTCATGTCGATCGGAGATGGGTGAAATAGAAGCCTGTCCGGAATGCTACGCGGCGGCCCACGCGCGACGTCTCACGTGGTTCACCGATGTGTGCTCCACACCCCATATACTGCTGTGGGCCAAACTTAAAG GTTTCCCGTACTGGCCAGCGAAAGGCATGTCCGTGAACAGCCAGGGGCTGGTCGATGTGAGGTTCTTCGGTGCTCACGACCGAGCGTGGGTGCCCGCGAGGGATTGCTTCCTCTATTGCCAGAAGGATCCGAACAATTTTAAAGCCAAACGTATGGATATATTGGAAAGCATGcag GAGGCGGAGGATCACATTCGTAATATATCGCGAAAGTATGGAAAATTCGTTTATCCAGCTTTTAAGACACCATTCGATCCAACCAAATTAACAGAACAGCTCAAAATGATG ATCCCAGCCTTCGATGGAGAACTAAGTGCACTAGTAAAAGAAAAGCCGGCGACTTCGTCACCGAATGTCGTTAAAGATCGTCGTAAAAGTCGATCAAATTCGAAGAGTTCAAAAAATTCCGCGATCGAAGG TGATGCTAGTGAAAACGACGAAGCGAAAACACCCCGAAAAATGGCCGATGGTACAGCAATCGCTCGCGAGAAAGATGACGTTTCTATTgaaaa AAGTACACCTATGGAGATTGACGATCAAAGTGTACAGAATAAAGAGAAAGATTCTGCAAGAAAACGTCGTAGATCCGGTCTCGAAGAGGCTGTCATAACAATCATCAATACCAGCTCTAGcgataaaaggaaaaaaattgaaaacgaAAAAGTAAAAGATGATAAGAAAGCTGAAAGTACACAAGAAAATAGCAAAAAGCCTGAAGGAACAACAACATCAGAAACGACGACgtccaataataacaaaaatgaaaaaacagttgaaaaagcaaataataaagtaaatgaAGTAAAGTTACCAACAACACCCACGGTTAACAAGGAAGTAGATAAAGAAGTTCCAACTAAAAAAGTAGAAAAGACACAAGCTGTCACATCAACACCTGTTAAGACAACCCCAAAAGTCAAACCAATTAAAACCAGCACaccaaaagaaaaagaagaaaaaaaaacgacagCTAAGCAAAAAACTATAAAACCAGATAAGCCATCTCAAATTGAAAAGGAAAAGCAAGATGAATCAATTCTCAAATCACGAAGGCGGAGTAAGTCAAGAAATCGATCGCTCAATAGCAGCCAAgttgaaaaagaagaaaatactgCCGAAAAGAAGAGTGATAAAGATACTGTATCGAATGATAGtacaaatgataaaattaaagaGACCACTATTCCATCTAAGGATAAAGCAACTGAAGCAGAGAAGCCTATTGAAAAAGTGAACAAACCTAATACTAATGTAACAGATAATTCAAAATCTGTCAAAGATAGATTACAGTTCGATGATGATACAAGCTTGGCTGTAATAGCTCGCGAGTCTGCTAAGAAGAGCTTTACTGGGCTTCCAACGATAAGTAGCGTTCGAAGTCTCTCGACATCCGCGCAAAGTACTAGCACGATTACTAAAACAACTACAACTCCAAAGACTGTTGAAGTGACGGTATCTGCGCATTGCGCGTTAAATGTGTTTACGCCGACGAGCACAGATAACGTCCGTAATATGAAGGAAGCAGTGGACAAACTGCAGAAGTTGAGAAATGAGACTGACAAACCACTAGTGGGTAGGGTCGGTGTTCGGTCGTTTGCTAGGATGACGTCACCGCCAGCACCCCCAGCGAACCCCGCCGATACTGTAGAAATAGAGGTTAAGTCGGAACCAATAGATTTCGACGACGCATATCGGCAAGTCGAAAAAATGGATTTAATGAGATCGTTAACCTTGCAGCCGGTAAATACGGCCACATCGGCGAGTTTACGCGATGTGAGAATTAACAAAGTGGTCGTTGCGCCTTTGAATCGAAAAGGTGTTACGAAAACAACTGAAGTCCGAATAAGAGCGAGGAAAACTTTCCCTACACCGAGAAAAGATGCAAACGATGGCCGGTCGGAGTTGAACGGAAAGAATACCATGGTGTATATCCCGATACAGCCGCCGACGACGCAGGCGCCGACACAGAGACCGCCCCGTCCCATTACTATCAATGGAGTTAACTCGCAGACCATTAGACCTCAAGCACAAACTAgtatag TTAGTGTAGTCAACACCCAAACAACACCGCTTGTATCAGTACCAATGACGACATCTCTAGCTATCGCCACGCCAAAGCCTACGAACACAATCGCGACCAACTCTCATAACAACGCTATATGCGTACCCTCCGTTGGACAGATGCCCACCATCGGCCAAGTGTGTCAAGTGCCCACCGTTGGGCAAATCCCCACTACGGTGCACACCGTGCCATTGATAACGTCGGTGAACGGACAGTGGACTTTCAGCCTGCAACCTATGATGTCAGTTGGAGGTgat GGTACAGCCTCCCCGCCGGTCGTCAACGGGTTACCTGAACGTAACAAACCATTCATCCCTATGGCTCCGCCCAATCCGCTCGCTTTACTTCCGTCCACGCAAATATTGCCTAACAACAATAACGCTAGCAGTAATAATGGTGATACTACTACAGCAGAG TTGCCGCGCCTGCAGCAGCGGCCGCCGTTAGTGAACCCCTTCGACCCGAGCGCGCTCCCGACCATATTGCCGGCACCTTCAACCGCTGGACCACTCACTGCCAAGCTCAACCGGAACGCTGTTAAG TTAGCGGATTTCTTCAGAACGATGCTAGAAGATTCGCTGGAGAAAATAGATGACCCGTCGTCGCAGGCGACGATACTCAGGACGCAACTCGAGCAGGTCTTGTGGAAGCACCAGCAAGAGATCAAAGAACTGAAGCATACGCATG AGTTATTAACGACTGAGATGCGAGTGGCGTTCGAGAAGGAGAAAACACGCGCCATCAGTGAGATGCGGCGAGTGGCGCAAGTCGAACTGGAGGCGGCTGTAAAGGCTGCTAAGACTAAGCAGTG GTGCGCGAACTGCAACCAAGAGGCGCAGTTCTACTGCTGCTGGAACACGTCGTACTGCGACTACCCGTGTCAGAGGTCGCACTGGTCGCAGCACTCCTCCGTTTGCACGCAACAGAGGAACACC GAAAACAACTCCAATGAGAATGGTGGTTCATTAGACAAGAGACTGCAATCCGCACCCGAAAATCTCCCA gtctctatacccatgcagaaatcacgtcgatccggtgctccgttgcgacgtgattga